GCGTGCGCGTGCTGCATCGCGTGTGCGGCGCGTCGAAGCAGGTCGCCGGCCTTCCATCCCCAGGATGGCTGTGGCGTTGAGGACAGGGTGTGCCAGCGGATTCGTTGGGCCCGTAGCTTGGTCGCTCGGACACGGACGGAGGAGTCGCCGATCTCGATGTCACTGCGCAGAAGTCGGCGGCTCTCCTCAGGTGCCCACCCCGTTTGTAGGTGGAGCAGCACTCTGATGGCGAGAAGGTACTCGTCCTCTGGGGTGAGGTATGCGCCTATGGCCGTCACCAGCGGGCGTGCCTTCAATCGGGCATCGCGGTTGACTCCGGACTCTTGGTCGACGTCGCATCCGTTCAGTGCTCGACGCGGCCCGGCCAGATGAACGTGGAACGATTCGTCGTAGGGCAGGTTCCGCAGGGCCCACAGGACGTTCTCCACTTGGTTCCAGCCGTGGCTGCGGGGATCCCTTCCGGCGTTCAGCAAGGTGTTGCCGCGGGCGAGGCGTGTTTCGGTGTCGCGCACGATCGTTCGGCATGTCTGCTCAAGGTGGAGTCGTTCGTCGTTGCTGAATTCGTCGAGCGGTAAGCCCTCCCATGCGCTGCCGTCCAAGACCCATCCGCTGGTCCAGTCCGCGAGCACACCGTCGTGCACCCCGTGTGATTGGAGATATCGGGCGACGTGATTGCGCAACTCCATGCCGAGGTCTTTCGCGTGCACGCTGGGAGGCGGGAAACGCAGGACCATTGCCGATTCCCAGTCGTGCAGTCGTCGCGCAACCTCCCCGCCGTCGCCAGACAAGGTGAGAAATCGGTCGGCGCGGTCGGTCAAGAATTCGCCAACTCGTCTGATGACCCCGCCTTGACGAGTGATTGTTCCGGGGGTCAGGTCGAGATGTTCGGCGGCCTCTTTCCAGGCGTCGGCCAGCTCGGCGACCAGCCGTGTGGCGACATACTTACTTGGGTCGATGCGCGCCGACTTCATCGGTCCGCCGGGCGGGAAGAGCACCATGCGCGGTTCACGGTCAGCGGGCGTCACGACGACTGCGCCTCCAGCTCCAGCTCGTCCAGAACGTAGGTGGCGTAGTCGCGGGTATCGTCGCTCCAGGATTCAAACGCCCGCTGGATCAGCTCATCTGACTCATCGACAAACCGGAGGTAGACCATAGTCGTAGACGGGCTCGCGTGGCCGAGTAGACGCTGTAGAGTTAAGAGCGGGTTGTGGACGATGTGTTCGCTGATCGTACCGAATCCTGTTCTCGTCCTGGACTGTTCGAGTAGCATCGCGCGTCGCTGCAGGCTGCGCAGCATGACCACAGCGAATGTATGTCTCAGGTCATGCGGTGTGACCGCGGGAGGCATGGTGGGTGGGGAACTCCCGAACGCGGCAAGGCGGTCGTTGGCGTCCTCAAAGTATTGATGCCAGCGCCGCTGCGACGGCGGGCGCCCGCCCTTACCCACAAATAGCGACAACGGCTCGATATACCCAGCCGCGTCGACTCTGACCAGGAGCCGTCGCACTTCGGGAGGGATCGCAGCGAAGTCCTCCCGCGTGTCGATCCCTTTTTGACGGTATGTGAGCTTGCCCGCGGTCGGGTCGATGTGGGTGGCGACTGCCAGCGTCGGCAGCCTGCGCCGCAGAGCGGTCTGAGCTTTGCGGACAAGGGATTTACGTTCTGTGGCGCGGTAGAGTTCGACTGCCTTGACGGTCGAGGCTGGGATATAGACCCGCCGGCGGCGCGCATTCTTCGCACACGCTTCCAGCACCAGCGAAGCGCCGCCGTCGGAAGACGGGATCTCGGCATCCAGCAGCGTGGACCACTCGGTGAGGCGCATGCCGGTGGTCAGGGCCAGGTCGACCGCGCACACGTTGCGGACGGTCGATTGACCACGATAGGAGCGGTCGACCTCTCCTGAGGGCAGCTCTCCACCAAATCCGATATTGCGCAGGGCCAGCCATTGCGAATGTGACAGCGCTCTGACGTCCATCTCCGTGCGTGGCGTCCTGGGCGTCACGACTGACCTGCTCCCGACCTGGATCCAGGGCAGGCTGTCGCGTTGGCCAGTCTCGTACAGGTAGGTGAATAGCGCCCGAATGACGACAAGATGTCGAGACCAAGAACTGGGTGACACGCCGTTGGCGAGTCGGTGCTTGCGGAATGCAACGAGATCGGGCTCTGAGACATCAAGCACCCCGATGCCTCTCGTGTCCAAGAACCGTCCGAACTCCAACGCATCACGGGCGTACGCGTAAATCGAGTTCGTCCGCAGGTTCTGGCAGTACAGCCGCAAGAAGGTGCACCACGGCTCCATTGGCCGCATCGCGTCATCGACGAGTATGGGAGTGCCGCAGGCCAGCCGACGGTCGGCCGGGCCAACATCGATCTGATACTCGCTTTGCTCGACCGCTGCCCAATCCGCGAAGTACAGCTGCAACGTGTCACCTCCCGCTGATCAATCCGCCCCACCGTATTCGCCGGGGGCTACTTGGTCCGTGAGACACGCCCAGAGAGAGCACATAACAGCCGCAGGCACCGGCGGCTATCTGCAACAAGTGATCGAGCACGTCGCAAAACGCGTCGCGGACCGCGACGGCCAAGGCGCGGTCGCCGGCGCCGTTACCGACCTTGCAACACGCCTCTACGGATTCGAACTGCAGATGGGCCCATTCGCCGTCGCCGAGCTGCGCGCCACCGACCTGCTTGCCGACGTCGGAGCCAGCCTCCCAGATCGGGGACTGGGCCTTTTTGTCACCGACACCCTCGACGACCCCTACGCCGAACAAACCCAGCTCGGCTCCGGACTAGAGCTCATCAGCCGCTCCCGCTCCCGCGCGGCCAAAGTCAAGTCAAAGACGAAAGTCACTGTGGTTATTGGCAATCCGCCCTACCGCGAACGTGCAGAAGGCATGGGAGGATGGATCGAAAACGGCGACGGCTCAGACCCCTACCGCCCCCTCGACGACTTCCGCGCCGCCGGCAACGGCCGAGCAGAGTATGTCCTCAAGAACCTCTACGTGTACTTCTGGCGATGGGGAACCTGGAAAGTATTCGACGCCAACGCCAGCATCCCCAACGGCGACACCGGAATCGTCTGTTACATCACAACCTCCGGCTACCTGCGCGGCCCCGGCTTCAAAGGCATGCGAGAGTACCTGCGCCGCAACACCACCGAAGGTTGGATCATCGACGTCTCACCCGAAGGCATCCGACCCGACGTCGCTACCCGCATATTTCCCGGAGTCCAACAACCCCTTGCCATCGCACTATTCACCCGCACGCCCCACTGCGACCGAGACGTCCCCGCCACCATCCACTACACTTCCGTACACGGCCGCCGCGCCGACAAATACCGAGCGCTCGCCAGCCTCACCCTGACCGGCGCCCAGTGGCGTCCAGCCCGCACCAGCTGGCAAGCCCCGTTCACCCCAGCCGCCGACACCGACTGGGACGCCTATCCAGCCCTCAATGACCTACTTCCATGGAGCACCCCCGGTGTCAAATCAAACCGCAACTGGGTCACCGCACCCACAGCCGTAGTACTGCGCGACCGGCTCACACGGCTCATCAGCGAAGCTGACACCACACGAAAAGCTAACCTATTCAAAGAGACTCGGGATCGCACCCTGTCATCCACGGCCACACCCCTAGGCCCAGGCACCGAACAGCACACCGACCGGCCACTCCGCGCAGAAAGCCTCGCCTACGCCGCCAACGCGCGCATCGTGCAATACGGATACCGCTCGTTCGACCGGCAGTGGATCATCGCCGACAACCGACTCCTCGATCAGGCGCGGCCACCGCTGTGGGCCGCCGCACGCCTAGCCAACCAGGTCTTCACCGTCGAACTCCACTCCAAGCCCATAGCCAACGGGCCCGGCGTCGTATTCAGCTCCCTCATCCCCGACATGCATCACTTCCGCGGCAGCCAAGGCGGCCGAACCCTGCCCCTCTACCACCCCGGGGGTCGACCCAACTTCGCCAACGGCCTCCTCGGCGCGCTCTCAACGATCACTGGAACAACCGTCACAGCTGAAGACCTACTCACATACATCGCCGGCGTCGCAGCGCACCCCGCCTACGTAGATCGCTTCGCCGACGAACTCACCACGCCAGGTATTCGTATACCGATCACCACCGACGCCACCCTATTCCAACGGGGAATTGACATCGGCCGGGACATCATCTGGCTACACACCTACGGCGACCGATTCCCAGCCGGACGCAACGGAATCCGATACCAATCAGACGACGCCCGCCGTATCACCAACCAGACCACCGTCACCACCATCCCGAACGCCATCACCTACAACCCTGAAACGGCCACCGTACACATCGGATCAGGAACGTTCGGCCCCGTCCCACAACAGGTATGGGACTACACCATCGACGACAAACCGGTCATCAACGCATGGTTCAACTACCGCAAAGCCAACCCCACCGGCCGCAGAACTAGCTCCCTCGACGACATCAACGCCACCACCTGGCCCACCGAATGGAACGCAGAACTCATCGACCTCCTAACGATTCTCGCCCGACTCGTGGACCTACACCCTGTGCAAGCCGAGCTGCTCGACGAGATCCTCTCCCACCCTGTGGCCAGCTACACCGACCTCGCCGCCGCCGGTGTCACCTGGCCCACCAGCAGCGCCGACCCACAACGCAAACCCGACTACACCACCCAAACCGACCCCGACGACACCGGCCCAGGCCAACTCGGCTTCAGCTTCGGCAGCCGCTAGCCAGCGGCTAGCAACCCTATGCGCCGGCGGCAACCACGATCGGTGGCGGCAGGATCGGCTGCGTCGCCATCAACACCGCGTACTGGATATCAGCCATCACAGTCCGTGACGGACTCCCCAAGCTGAGCAGCAGCGCCTCCCACCCACGCAGAGCCATCTCCATGCCCGTGTGGATACCCCATTGCGGCGTCCCGTAGTTCGGAGCTCCGATCAACCGGGTGGCCAACTCGCCCATCTTCGCGGCCAGCAGCTGCTTGACATCACCTGCGCCGCCCTCCCGGCCGATCTGAGACAGCGCCAGGGCCCGCAGCTTCGCATCCTCGGCCGCATCGGGCCACTGCGCGAACATTTGGTCGTGCTCACCGACGAGCCACTGGGCGACCGCCTGGACCTCCTCGGGTAACACCGCATCCGGCAGGGACATCACCCATCGCCAATGCTCCGGCGCCGCCAACTCCAGCCGGTGCCGGCCGCCAGGCTCATGCAGCGGATTCGGAATGATCACCCGACTCGCCTCATCGGCAGCCAACACGACACCACGCCCAAACCAGCCCGGCATACCGGGATGATAGGCACGCGCGACCACGATGCGTGGTTGCTCCCCAATGGCTTTCGCGTACTCGGCGAGCACAAGCGCCGACGGGTCGAGGCCACGCCAGGAGTGCCGCACGTCGGCGGGCACCCGCTCATCCAGGTGCGCCACTGTCACCCCTGCCGGCAGGTAGACGCCGGCAGGAATCCACGACAGACCGTGTCGCTCGGCGACGACGAAACGCATCGACGCACCGGCCCCAAACACCGCGCACGACCACCCACCCAAGATGAGGCTGCCGGCCGGCCGTTCCGGATCGTTGAGCGCAGACACCAGCGCCATTGCCGCACTGAACTCCGGGGTCGACCGAAGCCCCTCTCCCACCGTGTGAGCCCCCATCTGCATAGCCTTGAGCGCCGCATTCTTCCCGCCGAGATTCATGATCCCGGGCGGCGGACCGGACACCGGCCCACCACCACCGCCACCTGGCGGCGGTGCTGCCGCCGGAGGAGGAGCAACCGGCGACGGAGGCGGCGCAGTATTCGGCACACCCGCTGTCGGAGGCGGCGCCAACGGCACACCACCCGCGCCCGCGCCCATCGGCGGAGTACCCGCTCCGACCGGCGCGCTCGGCGACGACGTCACCACCTGCTGGGGACCAGCCGGCGCCGATGGAGTCGCGGCGGCCGGCGCCGTCGGCGCCAACGGCGCAGGCGACGTCTGCATCGTCGAACCCGCAGGCGGCCTGAACGGCTGCGCAGCAGCAGTCGCCGCCGACGCACCAGTCGCTACCGGAGACTGCGAAAACCCTTGCGCCGCACCATTTAAGAACTGCTGCGTCGGATTCAGAGAAGCAGGCGACGCAGACGCACCACCACCCGAGCCGAGCCCGGACAACCCGCTACCCCCGCCAAGGCCGCCGCCGGAGGGCGCGCTCGGCGTCGAGGGCATCTTCGGCATTGAGCTACCCACTGAAGACAAACCCGACGTCGCACTACTCGATGCAGAGGTACTTGGCACTGTCGGGGCCGGAGCGCCGGCCGAACCCGGGGTTGCCGCCACACTCGGTTGCGAGTTCTCAACTAGACCTGCCGGTCGCACATCGCCTTTCGTCGAGTTTGAAAGCTCGGCGGGCTTCCCTGTATCACCCTTCCCGGTAGCACCGGTTCCGTCGCCAGCAGGACGGACATCGCCTTTCGAGTCGGTCATGCCCTGGCTCACATCGCCTTTTGTGCCAGGGATCGGATTGTCTAGCGCGGAGGTATCACCTTTGCCGGTTTCAGAGCCGGTACCTGAACCAGCGGGGACAATCGTTCCGTACTGAAACTGTGGGAATGGTTGGTCGTTGTGAATCAGCGGCTGTAAGCCGGGTGATGCTGGAGCCGTCGGTGTGTAGATACCGTCGTAGAGCTCCTGGATCGCTTGTTTGGCATCGTCGGTGATCTGTTTGATCTCAGCGCGTAGCTGCTGAATACGCTGTGTGCTCGCCTCGGACGGGAACAGGCTGAGGATTACTATCTCGGCCTCTTTCGAGGCGATCACCGCTTCAGCGACCATGGTGGTCACCGCGATCAAGAGCTTCCCTAGCGCGACACCCTCCGCCACCACGCCGGTTTCCGTGGCGCACTTGGCGAACCAACCAGATAGATCGGCGGCCATGCCGCCGACCTTGAACGCCGCATCGACCTGCGTTTCGAAGCCTTCTGGCAGCAACGTCTGGTACGTAGTGCCGTCTTGGTACGACTTCTGCTCTGCGGTCCCCGCACCGGTGCCAGCCTTCGCGAGCGCTGTCGCCACCTTCGCTATGCCCAGCTCATCGATCTCAGGCCAATGGTCACCGATCAGCCCATGCGGACTCGGCGGCTTCTCAATCATGCGGACTCGCTTAGCGCGGTCCCGTGACGGTGCACACGCTGTTCACTGAATTACCGAAATCAGTCACCGCCTGCCAGAGCCGCTGATCGTTCGGCTGGTAATTCGGCAGCCGATTCGCGTACGCGTCCTCGTACTGCGCCTGGCTGCGCATCAAGGTGGCCAGCAGATCGTTTTGCGCCTTGTCCGCGAGTCGACGCAGGTCATCAGCTTCCGCGCGGAGCGTCGGAATCACCGCCATATTCGCCGCTCGTTGGTCGGGAGTCCATTGAGCAGCGGAGATATTCGGATCGATGGCAACCCAGGCCGCGCGCTTCGCGCGATAACCATCTGCCAGTGGAGACCATTCGGCGCAGACGGGATCCGCCGACGTGGGCACACTCACGTCGATCGGCGGCGCTTCTGCGGTCACGGTTACCGGCGCTGGCGCGGTCGGTGCGGCGGTGTCGCGAGTGCCAGACCCGATGAGCCCGCCGATGACTCCACCGATGATGAGTGCGGCGGCTGCGGCCGCGCCGGAGATCGCGAGGAGCCGGCCACGGCGGCTCGGGGCCACTGGTGCGGCCAGGCTGATCTGCATCATCGCGCCGGAGTTGTTGTGGAGCTCGCGCACGGCAGCGTCGATCGCCGACGAGGGCGTGCCCATGTCGGTAAGGCGCTTCACGTACTTGGCGAGCGGGACGGCGCCGGCGCTGTACATCGGGACAGGGCCGGTGGTGTCAGCCGGCATGAATCGCTGGATCAGGTCTTCGCGGAGGCCCGACTCGCGTGCGAGTTCAGCCGTACTGATCCAGCGACCTGGCGCGCTCTGCGGTGCGTAGGTGGTCATACGTATGTGGTCCCTCCGCTTTGGTTTACGGTGGCGGCGCCTTGCTGGTCGGCGGCGGTGATTCGGTCGGCTGCGGCTGCGAGGCCCTGGCGGAGCTGGTCGACGCTGGTGTTGTACGTCGTGGTTTCGGTCTTGCCGGTGTCGACGATGGCCTGCAGGGCGGTCGAGATCGCGGTGCTCTTGGTGTCGCTTCCAGTGGGGATCTCGGGCGTGTCGGTGGACAGGTGCATGCTCGCCGAGTGCGCTGCCTGCGCGCCGGCTGTCGTGTCACCGCGGATCGCCATCGTCTGCCTCCCCTATTTGTCCAGGTAACCAGTCTAAGCGTTCAGTCGCGAATCCGACAGAGACAGGATTCGTGCAGGTCAGGGCTCTGAGTGGGCCGCTGGGGTGATCTCGTACGTGGCCGGTTGCTTGGGCCCCGGCAAGACTTGCCTCGTTGAACAACCGTGTTCGGTGGTCAGGAGATTTGGCGGTCGGGCTCCAGAGGTGCCCGCAGCAGCTGGTCGCTGCCGACCAGTTCGCAGTTGTGCGTGTACGCGAGGTCTCGTGCGGCCCGGGTGAAGCCGGTGTTGGTCACGACCATGCTGCTGGTGCAGCCGTGGTGGGTTCCTCCGGCTACTACTTCCTGGACGGCGGATACGCCGACTGGTTGGGAAAGCCGTTTGCATTGGACAGCTTTCCGTATGTGTCCGGAGGTGGCGATGAGATCGACTCCGAAGTCCCCGGTTCGAGCCGTGTGGGTTACGTGCCATCCGACGTGGCGGAGGAGTTCTGCGACGTAGTCCTCGAACTCTTCGCCAGTCATCAGATTGATCTCATCTGAACGGTTCGCTGCGGCGGGGCCGGCGGGGTGCAGGATCTTGCGCTCGATTTGGAGCGCCGCGAGAGCGACTGTTGATACCCACTGTGGGTCGGCGAAGCGGAAGTTGCCGCTCATTGTGCGGTTGGTCGATTCGAATATGACCCATGGCGGGTTGTAGTGCACGCCGAGAACTTTGCTGAGGCCGACTTCTCCTGACGCTTGGAGGGTCCGAAATTGGATGCGTTTGTCGGTGATGATCAGCGACCCTTTGGTGGCTTGGGGGCCTGATTTGAGTTCGCGCCAACGGGTCGCTTGCACCCATATGTGGCAGCGTTCACCTCGGGGCAGCATGAGCGAGTTCTGCTCGTCGACGGTGGGTAGGTGTCCTGCTCGGACCATGGTTAGCTGGTGCTCTCGTTGGAGCTGTTGATTGAGAGCTACAGCGGATTGTGGCCATCCCAGGGCGGCGGCAGCGCGTTGGAACAGCGCCAGGGCTTCTGCGGTCACGTTGCCGTCGAGCAAAGCGGTGGAAGCGCACCTGTTCAACCAGTCGCCGGCAAGGTCGGCGATCAGGTTGTCAAGCGGCAGACTGACTGCGTTGCGCCACTGTTCAAGGTTTGCCCAGTCTTGGCTGAGGGGCCCTGAGCTGGCGAGAATGTTCGCCGCGGCGTATCTGTACTGTGGCCCCAGATGGGCGATGGCCTGTCGACAGGTGGCGCAGTATCGCTTCTTGCGCACCGGTGTCCGGCACCGTTCGCAGTGCGCGTTCGCGAGATAACCCACACGGTAAATGGTAAGTGCGCTGGCCGACCTCTACGGGCTATCTGGGACAACCAACGTTCCAGAGCGGAGTCCGGGTCGTCCCCTTCTACCTTCCACGGATCGCGTCGATGTGCGCGGCGTCCATGCCTGACCACCACTCACTTCCCCGGGCCGGAGTTCTGTATCGATTAGTTCATGCGCTTCGCCCTCAGGCGAATCGAGCAACGGCAGAAATACTTCTGGCCAGTGCCGCGGGTTTGGACCAGGCATAGAATCGAGCATTTCAAGATTGCGACACCGAGTTCTCAACCTGCACCACACGAAGGGGGCGCAGAGGATGTATCTGGACGACGGCGACGATGTGATGATGCTGATGCTGCTTGGGGCGGCTCTAATCGGCTGTCTCTATTTGCTGGCCTGGCTCATCTACCGCGAGATCGACTTCGCGCGGACCAGATCTCGATCGCAACAGAAGGCACGTGAAGAAGAAGCCCGGCGCGAACAGGAGCACGCCCGGCGCGAGCACCAAGCCGCAATGGAGCGCGAAGACGTGCTCGCGGATCTGCGTGACTACGGCATCTCCGAGTATCAACTTGAGCATCTCCCGACGGAGGAGATAGCGACTCAGCTCAGAGTGGCGGTGGATGTTCACCGACGAGCTATCGAGGGATTCGCCGGAGCACGCCGACCCGCAGACGCGCTTCGTTAAAACGTAGGGCGCCAGGCGATCCCAATGCGACGGTGGCTCCCTCAAACGCGTCGTCGCACCAGTTCGTTCAGGCGGGGCAGACCCGGGCCCCACTTCGGACTTCGCCTTTCATCAGCGGCGTGAGTCTCCCTCTTCGTACGCACTCGCCGGCAGTTGTGGGTCCATTGGTAGGTCGCGTTCTTCTCCGGGGAAACGCCACAAGTAGTGGCCGTACTCCTCGCCCCACTCGACTTCGATTGGTCCAGAGCGCCACTCGCGCTGCGCGGTCGTACCGATATAGGTAGTCCCGGGGCGAGACGGGTCGAAGAAAAATAGTGCTCCGCAGCTGCCTGCCGCCTCGCTCGGTCGGGCGCTTTCGGGGGTGCAGTCGAATTGCCGGCACTTTGCACCGCTTGGTGCGCTGCAGGTGAACCGGAGGTCGTCCCCGTCCTCGTTGACGGTTATGGCGTGGTCGTAGGTGGTGTCGTTCACGATGCTCTCCCCCATTGTTGCGTCTCTCGTCGTTCGGTGCGATGACGGGTTGGCGTTCGTCGAGTGCCGCGAACTTGGCGACCAGGGCGTGGTTGTAAGCCTAAGCGCGGGGGCGGCGTGCTTGCGGCGCAGCTCTTCCTGGGTCGGGTGAGGTCGAGGGCGAACCGGTACGCGCGAAGGTCAAGGGTCGGCTCAGAGCTCATGGTCGGCAGGTTATGCGTGAGGTCCGACAAGCTGGGGCACCCGCCAGCCCAACGCGAAGCGCACTGGCATCGGAGGCATGTCTCCGCGGTGCTCTCGTGTTATTTCGGACGATCGTTGTTCGTTGGCGCTGGTGCGGGCCAGCTGTTGCAGAAGTCGACGAATTGCCGTACCAGGGCAGCCAGGTCGTCGGCCGCATCGGTCTCTTTGTCTTGATTGCCCGATGCGGCGGCGTTGACGAAGCGCTCTTCTGCCGCATCGAGCGAGTTGATGTAGCTGTCCAACGTCGACAACATCATCTCGGTGTCAGCGTCAAGTAGGTCAGTACTGTCCGTGGGCGCCGCGGGTGCGGGCTGAGGCGAGTCAATGGCGTCAACGATCGCGTTCAAATCAGCGTCCGTGGGGTCACCGAGAAAGCGCCAGAAGACATCTCGACATCCGGCGTCGCGGCGGATGCGCTCGACGAGGCCCAATCGGTCAAGGGCGCACATCTGCGCGTAGATTCGGTAACCGGTCTCACTGTATCGGTGGGCGCCAAGCAGCTCGCAGACGCGGCGCGTCGATATCGGCAGCGGCCACTCGGTGCGTAGTGCGGCGAGTATCTGGTCGCGGATCGCGATCGTCCGGGCGGACGGCCTACCCATGACAATGCCGATTGTGACTTGTCATGGTCATTGTTTTGCGCCTTTCCTTGGCGGTGTGCAGCGGTGGTGAGTGAATGTCACGGGTAGCCAACGCCTTTGGTGGCGAAGTGCACGTGGTAGAAGTGGTTGGGAGTCGGCCCGCCGCGGTCCTCCATCGCTTCGGAGGCGCGTGGGTTCTGCGCTGGTCCGGCCGCACCCGCTGGTGTGGCTTGTTGGTGCGTAGAGAGCTGTCGGGTGGCGGTGGCGGAGCATGTTCAGCGGTACCAGGTGGAGACGCACATGCAGATGTCGGGTCCGGTGGGCATCCGCAGCGCCGCCCCGATGCCGCCGATGACGACGAGGGCGCAGGCGGTGGCCAGCAGTACCGATACCGTCGCTGTCCGCAGTCTGGTGGCGAGTGGGGCTGGGCAGAGGATCCGGACAGTGATCATCATGATCATCATGGCGATACCGGTGAACAGGAACGCTCCGATGGTGGT
This Mycobacterium sp. HUMS_12744610 DNA region includes the following protein-coding sequences:
- a CDS encoding tyrosine-type recombinase/integrase — encoded protein: MQLYFADWAAVEQSEYQIDVGPADRRLACGTPILVDDAMRPMEPWCTFLRLYCQNLRTNSIYAYARDALEFGRFLDTRGIGVLDVSEPDLVAFRKHRLANGVSPSSWSRHLVVIRALFTYLYETGQRDSLPWIQVGSRSVVTPRTPRTEMDVRALSHSQWLALRNIGFGGELPSGEVDRSYRGQSTVRNVCAVDLALTTGMRLTEWSTLLDAEIPSSDGGASLVLEACAKNARRRRVYIPASTVKAVELYRATERKSLVRKAQTALRRRLPTLAVATHIDPTAGKLTYRQKGIDTREDFAAIPPEVRRLLVRVDAAGYIEPLSLFVGKGGRPPSQRRWHQYFEDANDRLAAFGSSPPTMPPAVTPHDLRHTFAVVMLRSLQRRAMLLEQSRTRTGFGTISEHIVHNPLLTLQRLLGHASPSTTMVYLRFVDESDELIQRAFESWSDDTRDYATYVLDELELEAQSS
- a CDS encoding restriction endonuclease, whose translation is MGYLANAHCERCRTPVRKKRYCATCRQAIAHLGPQYRYAAANILASSGPLSQDWANLEQWRNAVSLPLDNLIADLAGDWLNRCASTALLDGNVTAEALALFQRAAAALGWPQSAVALNQQLQREHQLTMVRAGHLPTVDEQNSLMLPRGERCHIWVQATRWRELKSGPQATKGSLIITDKRIQFRTLQASGEVGLSKVLGVHYNPPWVIFESTNRTMSGNFRFADPQWVSTVALAALQIERKILHPAGPAAANRSDEINLMTGEEFEDYVAELLRHVGWHVTHTARTGDFGVDLIATSGHIRKAVQCKRLSQPVGVSAVQEVVAGGTHHGCTSSMVVTNTGFTRAARDLAYTHNCELVGSDQLLRAPLEPDRQIS
- a CDS encoding type ISP restriction/modification enzyme, translating into MIEHVAKRVADRDGQGAVAGAVTDLATRLYGFELQMGPFAVAELRATDLLADVGASLPDRGLGLFVTDTLDDPYAEQTQLGSGLELISRSRSRAAKVKSKTKVTVVIGNPPYRERAEGMGGWIENGDGSDPYRPLDDFRAAGNGRAEYVLKNLYVYFWRWGTWKVFDANASIPNGDTGIVCYITTSGYLRGPGFKGMREYLRRNTTEGWIIDVSPEGIRPDVATRIFPGVQQPLAIALFTRTPHCDRDVPATIHYTSVHGRRADKYRALASLTLTGAQWRPARTSWQAPFTPAADTDWDAYPALNDLLPWSTPGVKSNRNWVTAPTAVVLRDRLTRLISEADTTRKANLFKETRDRTLSSTATPLGPGTEQHTDRPLRAESLAYAANARIVQYGYRSFDRQWIIADNRLLDQARPPLWAAARLANQVFTVELHSKPIANGPGVVFSSLIPDMHHFRGSQGGRTLPLYHPGGRPNFANGLLGALSTITGTTVTAEDLLTYIAGVAAHPAYVDRFADELTTPGIRIPITTDATLFQRGIDIGRDIIWLHTYGDRFPAGRNGIRYQSDDARRITNQTTVTTIPNAITYNPETATVHIGSGTFGPVPQQVWDYTIDDKPVINAWFNYRKANPTGRRTSSLDDINATTWPTEWNAELIDLLTILARLVDLHPVQAELLDEILSHPVASYTDLAAAGVTWPTSSADPQRKPDYTTQTDPDDTGPGQLGFSFGSR